The following are encoded together in the Desulfotomaculum sp. genome:
- a CDS encoding DNA-binding protein, giving the protein MQLSRMEEQQMQIEKQALNKIAYSPSDVMRITGLGRNTVYELLAAQKLYAKRVGRRWLIPKGELERWLNEQ; this is encoded by the coding sequence ATGCAATTATCCAGAATGGAGGAACAGCAAATGCAAATTGAAAAACAGGCTTTAAACAAGATCGCGTATTCACCTAGTGATGTTATGCGAATAACAGGACTGGGAAGAAACACAGTCTACGAACTCTTAGCGGCACAGAAGCTTTATGCAAAACGCGTCGGTAGAAGGTGGTTAATCCCTAAAGGCGAACTCGAACGCTGGTTGAATGAGCAATAG